One genomic segment of Streptomyces sp. RerS4 includes these proteins:
- the mnmA gene encoding tRNA 2-thiouridine(34) synthase MnmA yields the protein MTENLPRTARPLRVLAAMSGGVDSAVAAARAVEAGHDVTGVHLALSANPQSFRTGARGCCTIEDSRDARRAADVIGIPFYVWDLAERFREDVVEDFISEYEAGRTPNPCLRCNEKIKFAALLDKALALGFDAVCTGHYATVVLNEDGTRELHRASDMAKDQSYVLGVLDEKQLAHALFPLGDTLTTKDEIRAEAEERGLAVAKKPDSHDICFIADGDTQGFLANRLGKAEGDIVDEAGEKIGSHDGAFGFTIGQRKGLRIGHPAPDGKPRYVLDISPVNNTVTVGPAEALDVSALTAIRPRWCGSTPAAPGTYTAQLRAHGGETEVFAEVVDGELRVRFTEPVRGVAPGQAIVLYDGTRVVGSATIATTTRATAAAV from the coding sequence ATGACTGAGAACCTGCCGCGCACCGCCCGCCCCCTCCGCGTCCTGGCCGCCATGTCCGGCGGAGTCGACTCCGCCGTCGCCGCCGCCCGCGCGGTCGAAGCCGGGCACGACGTCACCGGCGTCCACCTGGCGCTCTCCGCGAACCCGCAGTCCTTCCGGACCGGCGCCCGCGGCTGCTGCACCATCGAGGACTCCCGCGACGCCCGCCGCGCCGCCGACGTCATCGGCATCCCGTTCTACGTCTGGGACCTCGCCGAACGCTTCCGCGAGGACGTCGTCGAGGACTTCATCTCCGAGTACGAGGCCGGGCGCACCCCGAACCCGTGCCTGCGCTGCAACGAGAAGATCAAGTTCGCGGCGCTGCTCGACAAGGCCCTCGCCCTCGGCTTCGACGCCGTCTGCACCGGCCACTACGCCACCGTCGTCCTGAACGAGGACGGCACCCGCGAACTGCACCGCGCCTCCGACATGGCCAAGGACCAGTCGTACGTGCTCGGCGTCCTCGACGAGAAGCAGCTCGCCCACGCCCTCTTCCCCCTCGGTGACACCCTCACCACCAAGGACGAGATCCGCGCCGAGGCCGAGGAGCGCGGCCTCGCCGTCGCGAAGAAGCCCGACAGCCACGACATCTGCTTCATCGCCGACGGCGACACCCAGGGCTTCCTCGCGAACCGCCTCGGCAAGGCCGAGGGCGACATCGTCGACGAGGCCGGCGAGAAGATCGGCAGCCACGACGGCGCCTTCGGCTTCACCATCGGCCAGCGCAAGGGCCTGCGCATCGGCCACCCGGCGCCCGACGGCAAGCCCCGCTACGTCCTCGACATCTCCCCGGTGAACAACACCGTCACCGTCGGCCCCGCCGAGGCCCTCGACGTCAGCGCCCTCACCGCGATCCGCCCCCGCTGGTGCGGCTCCACGCCCGCCGCCCCCGGCACCTACACCGCGCAGCTGCGCGCCCACGGCGGCGAGACGGAGGTCTTCGCCGAGGTCGTGGACGGCGAGCTGCGCGTCCGCTTCACGGAGCCGGTCCGCGGCGTGGCCCCCGGCCAGGCGATCGTCCTCTACGACGGCACCCGCGTGGTCGGCTCCGCCACCATCGCCACCACCACACGAGCCACCGCCGCCGCCGTCTAG
- a CDS encoding NADP-dependent oxidoreductase codes for MRAMVVTEFGGPENLVEREVDRPEPGLNEVLVRVHAAGVNPVDWKTRASGGLIEWGEVPAVGWDVSGTVEAVGGGVTVFRPGDEVYGMPLFPRQAGGYAEYVVAPARHLAPKPASLSHVEAAALPLAALTAWQALVDTADVRPGERVLVHAAAGGVGHLAVQIAKARGAYVIGTAGAAKHELLRALGADEVVDYRATAFEEAVADVDVVLDGVGGDTTRRSLKVLRPGGRLITLPGPDALPADAGEVRADWMLVEPDHLGLREIAALVEAGSLKPLVDTVLPLEQAAKAHEIGEPGRTTGKIVLTVVPTAGTTGTAAG; via the coding sequence ATGCGCGCGATGGTCGTGACCGAATTCGGTGGCCCCGAGAACCTGGTCGAGCGCGAGGTCGACCGACCCGAGCCGGGCCTGAACGAGGTCCTGGTACGGGTCCACGCGGCCGGGGTCAACCCGGTGGACTGGAAGACCCGGGCGAGCGGCGGCCTGATCGAGTGGGGCGAGGTCCCCGCCGTCGGCTGGGACGTCTCCGGCACGGTCGAGGCCGTCGGCGGCGGCGTGACCGTCTTCCGGCCGGGCGACGAGGTCTACGGGATGCCCCTCTTCCCGCGTCAGGCCGGCGGCTACGCCGAGTACGTGGTCGCCCCCGCCCGGCACCTGGCCCCGAAGCCGGCCTCGCTGAGCCACGTGGAGGCCGCCGCCCTGCCGCTGGCCGCGCTGACGGCCTGGCAGGCCCTGGTGGACACCGCCGACGTGCGCCCCGGCGAGCGGGTGCTCGTACACGCGGCGGCCGGCGGCGTCGGGCACCTGGCGGTGCAGATCGCCAAGGCGCGCGGGGCGTACGTGATCGGCACGGCCGGCGCGGCCAAGCACGAGCTGCTGCGGGCGCTCGGCGCGGACGAGGTGGTGGACTACCGCGCGACGGCGTTCGAGGAGGCCGTCGCGGACGTGGACGTGGTCCTGGACGGGGTCGGCGGCGACACCACCCGGCGGTCGCTGAAGGTGCTGCGCCCCGGTGGCCGACTGATCACCCTGCCCGGCCCGGACGCCCTGCCGGCGGACGCGGGCGAGGTCCGCGCGGACTGGATGCTGGTGGAACCCGACCACCTGGGGCTGCGCGAGATCGCCGCCCTGGTGGAGGCGGGCTCCCTGAAGCCCCTCGTGGACACGGTCCTCCCGCTGGAGCAGGCGGCGAAGGCCCACGAGATCGGCGAACCGGGCCGCACCACCGGCAAGATCGTCCTGACGGTGGTCCCGACGGCCGGTACGACCGGTACGGCCGCGGGCTAG
- a CDS encoding helix-turn-helix domain-containing protein, with protein MSVAVMTPPTEATAAAPTAPHRVAVLALPGVPPFELGIASRVLGSALDATGRALYEVTVCTADGGPVLSDAGFTVQPAAGAEALAAADTVIVPPTHAMPELAHGGPLPPEVTAAVARIRPGTRLVSICTGSYVLAAAGLLDGRPATTHWNLAPEFRRAYPRVVVDEDVLFVDDGDVLTSAGVAAGVDLCLHLIRRDYGTTVANRAARICVVPPWRDGGQAQYIDRPVPAPTIATTTATRAWALERLGEPLTLAELAGHARMSLRTFTRRFRDEVGMTPVQWLTAQRLDLARQLLESSDLPVDLVAHRAGFGSANSLRQHMRTAFGVSPIGYRRTFRPHGREGADAAV; from the coding sequence ATGAGCGTGGCCGTGATGACACCGCCGACCGAAGCGACCGCAGCAGCCCCCACGGCGCCGCACCGGGTCGCCGTCCTCGCCCTGCCCGGCGTCCCCCCGTTCGAGCTGGGCATCGCCTCCCGGGTCCTCGGCAGCGCCCTGGACGCGACGGGCCGGGCCCTCTACGAGGTCACCGTGTGCACCGCCGACGGCGGCCCAGTGCTCAGCGACGCCGGCTTCACCGTGCAGCCCGCCGCCGGAGCCGAAGCCCTCGCCGCCGCCGACACCGTGATCGTCCCGCCCACCCACGCGATGCCCGAGCTGGCCCACGGCGGCCCGCTGCCCCCCGAGGTCACCGCGGCCGTCGCCCGGATCCGGCCCGGCACCCGCCTCGTCTCCATCTGCACCGGCTCCTACGTGCTCGCCGCCGCCGGACTCCTCGACGGCCGCCCCGCCACGACCCACTGGAACCTCGCCCCCGAGTTCCGCCGCGCCTACCCCCGCGTCGTCGTCGACGAGGACGTCCTCTTCGTCGACGACGGCGACGTCCTGACCTCCGCCGGAGTCGCCGCCGGCGTCGACCTGTGCCTGCACCTGATCCGCCGCGACTACGGGACGACCGTCGCCAACCGGGCAGCCCGCATCTGCGTCGTACCGCCCTGGCGCGACGGCGGCCAGGCCCAGTACATCGACCGCCCCGTTCCCGCCCCCACGATCGCCACCACCACGGCGACCCGCGCCTGGGCCCTGGAGCGCCTCGGGGAGCCCCTCACCCTCGCCGAGCTGGCCGGCCACGCCCGCATGAGCCTGCGCACCTTCACGCGGCGCTTCCGCGACGAGGTCGGCATGACCCCCGTCCAGTGGCTCACCGCCCAGCGCCTGGACCTCGCCCGCCAACTGCTGGAGTCGAGCGACCTGCCCGTCGACCTCGTCGCCCACCGCGCCGGCTTCGGCTCCGCCAACTCGCTGCGCCAACACATGCGCACCGCCTTCGGCGTCTCCCCGATCGGCTACCGCCGCACCTTCCGCCCCCACGGCCGCGAAGGCGCCGACGCGGCGGTATGA
- a CDS encoding SDR family oxidoreductase, with protein MATHLITGAGSGIGAAVATRLHARGDDLVLLARDAARARQLVERYPGARTLVGDLADPDRLSWAFSKQPVPERIDSLLHIAGIVDLGPVGELRPKTWHQQLNVNLIAPAEVTRLLLPTLRASKATVVFVNSGAGLTAHAEWSAYAASKHGLKALADSLRAEEKANGIRVTSVYPGRTASPMQAKVHSQEGKEYDPSAWIDPESVATTIVMAVDLPRDAEVNDLTVRPGR; from the coding sequence ATGGCTACTCACCTGATCACCGGCGCCGGATCCGGCATCGGCGCCGCCGTCGCGACCCGCCTGCACGCCCGGGGCGACGACCTCGTCCTGCTCGCCCGCGACGCCGCCCGCGCCCGGCAGCTCGTCGAGCGCTACCCCGGCGCGCGGACCCTCGTAGGCGACCTCGCGGACCCCGACCGCCTGTCGTGGGCCTTCTCCAAGCAGCCCGTGCCGGAGCGGATCGACTCCCTCCTGCACATCGCCGGCATCGTCGACCTCGGCCCCGTCGGCGAGCTGCGCCCCAAGACCTGGCACCAGCAGCTCAACGTGAACCTGATCGCCCCCGCCGAGGTGACCCGGCTGCTGCTGCCCACCCTGCGCGCCTCGAAGGCCACCGTCGTCTTCGTGAACTCCGGCGCCGGCCTGACCGCCCACGCCGAATGGAGCGCCTACGCCGCCTCCAAGCACGGCCTCAAGGCCCTCGCCGACTCGCTGCGCGCCGAGGAGAAGGCCAACGGCATCCGCGTCACCTCCGTCTACCCGGGCCGCACCGCGAGCCCCATGCAGGCCAAGGTGCACTCCCAGGAGGGCAAGGAGTACGACCCGAGCGCCTGGATCGACCCCGAGTCGGTGGCGACCACGATCGTCATGGCCGTCGACCTGCCGCGCGACGCCGAGGTCAACGACCTGACCGTGAGGCCGGGCCGATGA